From one Methanomassiliicoccales archaeon genomic stretch:
- a CDS encoding DNA-directed RNA polymerase subunit K → MKYTRFEKARIIGARSLQISLGAPVLLEIPEGMIDPIIISQLEFDRGIIPITVKRDT, encoded by the coding sequence ATGAAGTATACTAGATTTGAGAAGGCGCGCATCATCGGTGCCAGGTCACTGCAGATTTCATTAGGCGCGCCTGTGCTTCTAGAGATCCCCGAAGGGATGATCGACCCAATTATCATTTCTCAGTTGGAGTTCGATAGGGGAATTATCCCAATAACTGTAAAGCGCGACACATGA
- a CDS encoding 3-isopropylmalate dehydratase small subunit — MRGNVWKYGDHVNTDVIIPGRYLDDYDPKNLAKHAMEDLDVTFAKNVAYGDIIVAGRNFGCGSSREQAPLALKYAGVGAIIAPSFARIFYRNAINVGLPVIECDVLSMFQKGDVALINLEKGIIANEGNGMTAKFEPLPDFLLTILKEGGLVPHTAKRYR, encoded by the coding sequence ATGAGGGGGAATGTTTGGAAATATGGAGATCATGTCAACACCGACGTGATCATTCCAGGCAGGTATCTGGATGACTATGACCCCAAGAACCTGGCCAAGCACGCGATGGAGGATTTAGACGTCACGTTCGCCAAGAATGTCGCTTACGGCGACATAATCGTGGCCGGAAGAAATTTCGGTTGTGGGTCCAGCCGTGAGCAAGCCCCACTGGCGCTCAAGTACGCCGGAGTTGGGGCGATAATAGCACCCAGTTTCGCCCGCATATTCTATCGTAACGCCATAAACGTCGGGCTACCGGTCATTGAATGCGACGTCCTATCGATGTTTCAGAAGGGGGATGTCGCGTTGATCAATTTGGAGAAGGGAATAATCGCCAACGAGGGTAACGGCATGACGGCAAAGTTCGAACCATTACCTGATTTCCTTCTCACCATCCTTAAGGAAGGTGGTCTGGTACCCCACACCGCTAAAAGATACCGCTAG
- a CDS encoding 3-isopropylmalate dehydratase large subunit: MAAMTFAQKVLTRASGKEAFPGDIVSAKIDLAMSHENAALVLRSFKEIGAKEVWDPEKIVLLFDHRIPANTTKAAEGHQSVRNFVRQDGLPNFYDLREGICHQVLPEKGHVLPGMLIVGTDSHTTTYGAFGAFSTGIGATEMAAVWATGELWMKVPQTLRFHLNGKLEGPVSAKDVILHLIGSMGADGCDYRCTEFVGPVVDDMSVSGRMTMCNMSMEMGAKAGVTFPDDKTQDYLKGRTDTPWQSVVSDADAEVEKEIDFDLQGLSPQVAYPHSVDNVKPVEEMTGIPIDQAVIGSCTNGRAEDLLAAERVLHGRKVADSVRLIVVPASKEVYLWAADSGILSSLVRSGAIVTNPGCGPCLGAHQGLLAAGERCIATTNRNFRGRMGSPDSEVYLASPATVAASAIEGAIADPREVWK; encoded by the coding sequence ATGGCAGCCATGACCTTCGCCCAGAAGGTTCTAACCCGGGCCAGCGGAAAGGAGGCATTCCCTGGCGATATAGTATCGGCCAAAATCGATCTGGCAATGTCCCACGAGAACGCCGCTCTCGTATTGAGGTCCTTCAAAGAGATCGGGGCTAAAGAGGTCTGGGACCCGGAAAAGATCGTTCTTCTTTTCGATCACCGCATTCCAGCCAACACCACCAAGGCCGCCGAAGGCCACCAGTCGGTCCGGAACTTCGTCAGGCAGGACGGTCTGCCCAACTTCTATGACCTGCGGGAGGGAATTTGCCACCAGGTACTCCCGGAGAAAGGGCACGTACTCCCGGGAATGCTGATAGTTGGCACCGATTCTCACACCACCACCTATGGCGCGTTCGGAGCCTTCTCCACAGGTATCGGCGCTACGGAGATGGCCGCGGTCTGGGCCACAGGGGAGCTGTGGATGAAGGTCCCCCAGACCCTGAGGTTCCACTTGAACGGGAAACTGGAGGGGCCGGTTTCGGCCAAGGACGTCATTCTTCACCTTATCGGAAGCATGGGAGCGGACGGTTGCGATTACCGTTGTACCGAGTTCGTCGGTCCGGTCGTCGACGATATGTCCGTATCCGGTCGCATGACCATGTGCAATATGAGCATGGAGATGGGGGCCAAGGCCGGCGTCACATTCCCAGACGACAAGACCCAGGATTACCTGAAAGGAAGGACGGACACACCATGGCAATCAGTGGTCTCAGATGCCGACGCAGAGGTGGAAAAGGAGATCGATTTCGACCTACAGGGGCTATCGCCCCAGGTGGCATATCCTCATTCTGTCGACAACGTAAAACCGGTAGAGGAGATGACCGGCATCCCGATTGACCAGGCGGTCATCGGTTCATGCACAAATGGCAGGGCCGAGGACCTGTTGGCGGCTGAAAGGGTGTTGCACGGCCGCAAGGTCGCCGATAGCGTAAGGCTGATCGTGGTTCCTGCTTCTAAGGAAGTGTACCTATGGGCGGCGGACAGTGGAATACTGTCTTCACTGGTGCGTTCAGGCGCGATCGTCACCAACCCTGGATGCGGTCCGTGTCTGGGCGCGCATCAAGGTCTATTGGCTGCGGGAGAAAGGTGTATCGCCACCACCAACCGCAATTTCAGGGGTAGGATGGGTTCTCCTGACTCTGAGGTCTATCTGGCCTCACCGGCCACGGTGGCCGCTAGCGCTATCGAGGGAGCCATTGCCGACCCGCGGGAGGTGTGGAAATGA
- the phrB gene encoding deoxyribodipyrimidine photo-lyase, with product MERSEEALRSRGRILYRMQATVPGYEGRWRSARNSSGAGPVVYWMSRDQRLQDNWALFHAWARAHQEGRPLGIVFCLAPHFSLAGPRHYRFMLQGLRELAINAKRVGLPLFLLQGEPENALPRFLEEWEISLTVTDFDPLREKRAWRKTSMERSECGFEEVDAHNIVPCWRASPKQDYAASTFRPKISAHISEYIDHLPPFPLKFPSWPGDVPEVNIEGAFDQLGRYQEKHWRGGESEARMVLNDFITKRLEGYSFGRNDPNLDAQSGLSPYLHFGMISAQAVALAVRGSSAPQGDREAFLEELIVRRELSDNFCHYNLRYDSIDGFPAWARATLREHMGDRREYLYDEAELGHSRTHDQLWNAAQKQMVEQGKMHGWLRMYWAKKILEWTETPEEALRIVISLNDRYEMDGRDPNGYTGAAWSIGGVHDRAWAERPIFGKIRYMNLNGARRKFDVDRFVRSINDGPEI from the coding sequence ATGGAACGGTCTGAGGAGGCATTAAGGTCGCGGGGGAGAATTCTATACCGCATGCAGGCGACAGTTCCTGGTTACGAGGGCCGATGGCGATCAGCACGTAATTCCTCGGGTGCTGGCCCAGTTGTTTATTGGATGAGCCGGGACCAGCGACTGCAGGACAATTGGGCGCTGTTCCATGCATGGGCCAGGGCCCACCAGGAAGGGCGCCCATTAGGAATTGTGTTCTGTCTCGCTCCTCATTTCTCATTGGCCGGTCCGAGGCATTATCGTTTCATGCTGCAGGGGTTGAGGGAATTGGCAATCAATGCCAAAAGGGTAGGGTTGCCGTTATTCCTGCTACAGGGAGAACCGGAGAACGCCCTCCCCCGTTTCCTGGAGGAATGGGAGATATCTCTGACCGTAACCGATTTCGATCCTCTGAGGGAGAAGAGGGCATGGAGAAAAACATCGATGGAAAGGAGCGAGTGCGGGTTCGAAGAGGTGGACGCGCACAACATTGTACCATGCTGGAGGGCATCTCCAAAACAGGATTATGCTGCATCCACCTTTCGTCCAAAGATATCCGCCCATATTTCCGAATACATCGATCATCTCCCTCCATTCCCCCTAAAATTTCCTTCCTGGCCAGGTGATGTGCCGGAGGTGAACATCGAAGGAGCGTTCGACCAACTTGGACGGTATCAGGAAAAGCATTGGCGTGGTGGCGAATCCGAGGCGCGCATGGTCCTGAACGATTTTATCACCAAGCGCCTTGAAGGTTATAGCTTCGGTCGTAACGATCCTAACTTAGACGCTCAATCTGGGTTATCCCCTTACCTGCACTTTGGCATGATATCAGCTCAAGCGGTGGCTTTGGCGGTCAGGGGATCATCCGCTCCCCAAGGTGATAGAGAGGCTTTTCTGGAAGAGCTCATAGTCCGTCGAGAGCTCTCAGACAATTTTTGTCATTACAATCTCAGATACGATTCGATCGATGGATTTCCAGCTTGGGCCAGGGCAACTCTGAGGGAGCACATGGGCGATCGCCGCGAATATTTGTACGACGAGGCAGAACTAGGGCATTCCAGAACCCACGACCAACTTTGGAACGCGGCCCAGAAGCAGATGGTCGAACAGGGAAAGATGCACGGATGGCTACGTATGTACTGGGCCAAGAAGATCTTGGAATGGACGGAGACGCCCGAAGAGGCCTTACGCATCGTCATATCCCTGAACGATAGATATGAGATGGACGGGCGCGACCCGAACGGTTATACTGGCGCGGCTTGGAGCATCGGAGGGGTGCACGACAGGGCTTGGGCCGAGCGACCGATCTTCGGGAAGATCCGATATATGAATTTGAACGGCGCTCGAAGAAAGTTCGATGTGGACCGATTCGTCCGATCGATCAACGACGGCCCAGAGATATAG